One window of Pieris rapae chromosome 14, ilPieRapa1.1, whole genome shotgun sequence genomic DNA carries:
- the LOC110991426 gene encoding T-complex protein 1 subunit zeta: MAAISLLNPKAEFARAAQALAVNISAAKGIQDVMKTNLGPKGTLKMLVSGAGDIKITKDGNVLLHEMQIQHPTASLIARASTAQDDATGDGTTSTVLLIGELLKQADIYISEGLHPRIVTEGFDLARNKALEVLDSMKVPIEVKRENLLDVARTSLKTKVHQNLADVLTDACVDAVLSIYKPGKSVDLHMVELMEMQHKTATETSLIKGLVMDHGARHPDMPKRVENAYILTCNVSLEYEKTEVNSGFFYKSAEDREKLVAAERDFIDLRVKKIIALKKKLCDGTDKSFVVINQKGIDPLSLDVFAKEGIIALRRAKRRNMERLALACGGSAMNSVDDLTEECLGYAGLVYEHILGEEKYTFVENCKNPQSVTILIKGPNKHTLTQIKDAIRDGLRAINNAIEDKCVVPGAAAFEIKTNLELQKYKDTVKGKARLGIQAYAEALLVIPKTLAVNSGYDAQDTIVKLQEEARLSPDPIGLDLNSGEAIKPTDMGIYDNYIVKKQILNSCSVIASNLLLVDEIMRAGMSSLKG; encoded by the exons ATGGCAGCGATAAGTTTATTAAACCCCAAGGCTGAATTTGCCAGGGCTGCACAAGCATTAGCCGTTAATATATCAGCAGCAAAAGGTATTCAAGATGTGATGAAAACTAACCTAGGACCAAAAggaacattaaaaat gTTAGTATCTGGTGCTGGTGACATCAAGATAACTAAAGATGGAAATGTTCTTCTGCATGAGATGCAGATTCAGCATCCAACAGCTTCTCTTATTGCTCGAGCTTCTACTGCTCAAGATGACGCAACAGGTGATGGAACCACTTCTACTGTCCTCTTGATTGGAGAACTTTTGAAGCAGgctgatatttatattagtgaag gACTTCATCCAAGAATTGTTACTGAAGGCTTTGATTTAGCAAGAAATAAAGCTTTAGAAGTGCTTGATAGCATGAAAGTACCAATTGAGGTGAAAAGAGAGAATCTTTTGGATGTTGCCCGTacttctttaaaaacaaag GTACACCAAAACCTCGCTGATGTATTAACAGATGCCTGTGTAGATGCTGTTCTGTCCATCTATAAGCCAGGAAAAAGTGTAGATCTGCACATGGTTGAATTGATGGAAATGCAACATAAAACTGCCACAGAGACGTCCTTAATCAAAG gCCTGGTGATGGATCATGGTGCTCGTCATCCTGATATGCCTAAGCGTGTGGAAAATGCTTACATACTGACTTGTAATGTCTCTCTTGAATATGAGAAGACTGAAGTCAACTCTGGTTTCTTCTACAAGTCTGCTGAAGACAGAGAAAAACTTGTTGCTGCTGAGAGAGACTTTATTGATCTTAGAGTAAAAAAg ATTATTGCTCTTAAGAAAAAACTCTGTGATGGTACAGACAAATCCTTTGTTGTTATCAACCAGAAAGGAATTGATCCTCTCTCACTAGATGTGTTTGCAAAGGAAGGAATTATTGCTCTGCGGAGGGCAAAACGCCGTAATATGGAACGTTTAGCACTCGCTTGCGGTGGCTCTGCTATGAACTCAGTCGACGATTTGACAGAGGAATGCCTTGGATATGCTGGATTAGTTTATGAACATATCCTTGGTGAAGAGAAATACACATTTGTTGAAAACTGCAAGAACCCACAATCTGTTACAATTCTTATCAAAGGCCCAAACAAGCACACACTCACGCAGATCAAGGACGCCATCCGTGATGGTCTCCGTGCAATTAACAATGCTATTGAAGACAAATGTGTTGTGCCAGGAGCTGCagcatttgaaattaaaactaatttggaACTCCAGAAATACAAGGATACTGTCAAGGGAAAGGCTCGGCTTGGAATCCAAGCCTATGCTGAAGCTCTTCTTGTTATTCCAAAGACTCTAGCTGTAAATTCTGGTTATGATGCCCAAGATACTATTGTGAAGTTGCAAGAGGAAGCCCGTTTGAGTCCCGATCCAATTGGCTTAGATCTTAACAGTGGAGAAGCAATTAAACCCACAGATATGGGTATctatgataattatattgtaaagaaacaaatacTTAACTCGTGCTCTGTAATTGCAAGTAACTTATTACTTGTTGATGAAATTATGAGAGCTGGAATGAGTAGTCTTAAGGGTTAG
- the LOC123689680 gene encoding uncharacterized protein LOC123689680 codes for MEDQFQLLFDKMKNEILNQTIELKDSITNNIMERLDEKLQPIITENRNLKIKVENLEKEVESLKRGKKQNNLIMFGVNEGERSTQELIQNTIHIFKTDLDIQLQEHEINKIYRLGKGKSSGKPRPILISFTSEWKKNEVMGKKKNFKNVYVTEDYTKEVIEKRKTLQAQLKEEREKGNIAYLKFDKLVVKGKNTNINKEKRKRETSSSPQNNAQPRKQQTLMPPINNRPNAFDVMRIRANSLSSLPAKTTTNKE; via the coding sequence ATGGAGGATCAGTTTCAactattgtttgataaaatgaagaatgaaatcttgaaccaaacaatagaattgaaagattcgataacaaataatataatggagagaTTAGACGAAAAACTTCAACctattataacagaaaatagaaacttaaaaataaaagtagaaaatctcGAAAAGGAAgtagaaagtttaaaaagaggaaagaagcaaaacaatttgataatgtttggaGTAAATGAAGGCGAAAGGTCTACAcaagaattaatacaaaatacaatacatattttcaaaactgaccttgacatacaattacaagaacatgagataaacaaaatatatcgtcTAGGAAAGGGAAAGTCTTCTGGAAAACCAAGACCAATTCTGATTTCCTTTACGAGCGAATGGAAGAAGAATGAAGTTAtgggaaagaagaaaaacttcaaaaatgtatatgttacagaAGACTACACAAAGGAAGTAATAGAGAAAAGGAAAACGTTGCAGGCGCAGCTAAAAGAGGAGAGAGAAAAGGGAAATATCGCGTACctgaaatttgacaaactagtagtaaaaggaaaaaatactaacataaataaggaAAAGCGCAAAAGAGAAACATCATCATCCCCACAAAACAATGCTCAACCAAGGAAACAACAAACTCTAATGCCGCCGATTAACAATAGACCAAATGCTTTCGACGTAATGAGGATTAGAGCTAattctctttcgtctcttccCGCTAAGACAACAACTAacaaagaataa
- the LOC110991425 gene encoding CDP-diacylglycerol--inositol 3-phosphatidyltransferase — translation MAETKENIFLFVPNIIGYARIILAVLSFYYMPTHCALAVTCYIVSALLDAIDGHAARYLNQSTKFGGMLDQLTDRAGTAALMMTLATFYPKYTFWFQISMIIDICCHWLYLHSTILQGKTSHKFIDMSENPVMHLYYTNKTILFLMCAGNEAFYAALYVSYFYTGFTILGLGIFPLIAILSAPVALVKTLISVLHGIVASINLATIDLQERAAISTKQCN, via the exons ATGGCTGAAACtaaagagaatatttttttgtttgttccaAATATTATAG GATATGCTCGAATAATTCTTGCCGTGTTATCGTTTTATTATATGCCCACACATTGTGCGTTAGCTGTTACCTGCTACATAGTATCGGCTCTCCTTGATGCGATCGATGGTCATGCAGCACGGTATCTTAATCAGA GTACTAAATTTGGTGGTATGTTGGATCAACTTACTGATAGGGCAGGAACAGCTGCTCTTATGATGACATTGGCAACTTTTTATCCTAAATACACTTTTTGGTTTCAAATATCTATGATTATTGATATCTGTTGCCATTGGCTCTATTTGCATTCAACAATATTGCAAGGAAAGACTTCCCACAAGTTTATAGATATGTCGGAAAACCCTGTTATGCATTTATACTATACTAACAAAACCATTCTATTCTTAATGTGTGCTGGAAATGAAGCTTTCTATGCAGCATTGTATGTCAGCTATTTCTACACTGGCTTTACAA TCTTGGGTCTGGGAATTTTTCCTTTGATTGCTATCTTGTCAGCCCCTGTAGCTCTGGTAAAGACATTAATCTCCGTACTTCATGGGATTGTTGCATCTATTAACTTAGCTACCATTGATCTTCAAGAGAGAGCAGCTATATCCACCAAACAATGTAATTAA